A region of Subdoligranulum variabile DNA encodes the following proteins:
- a CDS encoding carbohydrate ABC transporter permease encodes MSEDFEARRRAAGRKAGLRQALTYLGLSIWAVVVLFPFYWMVLTSLKSYGAYNSEHTPQFFTLHPTLENYQQAFTAVPLGGYLLNTLIFALITTAAMVVVSTLAAYAFARLEFRGKNLLFGAFLSLMMIPSELVVITNYVTITNLDLRNTFTGLILPSITSIFYIYLLKESFEQVPDELYRAAKVDGTSDLKYLWKVMIPICRPTIVTVTILKLIECWNSYVWPRLVTDDQAYFLVSNGIQQIREEGFGRENIPAMMAAVVVISVPLVALFLAFRNKIMEGASRGGIKG; translated from the coding sequence ATGTCGGAAGATTTTGAAGCCCGGCGCCGTGCGGCCGGCCGCAAAGCGGGGCTGCGCCAGGCGCTGACCTATCTGGGACTCAGCATCTGGGCCGTGGTGGTGCTCTTTCCGTTCTACTGGATGGTGCTCACCTCGCTGAAGAGCTACGGTGCCTACAACTCGGAGCATACGCCCCAGTTCTTTACCCTGCATCCCACCCTGGAAAACTATCAGCAGGCTTTCACGGCGGTGCCGCTGGGGGGCTATCTGCTCAATACCCTGATCTTCGCCCTCATCACCACCGCGGCCATGGTGGTGGTCAGCACGCTGGCCGCCTACGCCTTCGCCCGGCTGGAGTTCCGGGGCAAGAACCTGCTCTTCGGGGCCTTTCTGTCCCTCATGATGATCCCCAGCGAACTGGTGGTCATCACCAACTATGTGACCATCACCAACCTGGATCTGCGCAACACCTTCACCGGCCTGATCCTGCCCTCCATCACCTCCATCTTCTATATCTACCTGCTCAAGGAGAGCTTTGAGCAGGTGCCCGACGAACTCTACCGGGCGGCCAAGGTGGACGGCACCTCCGACCTGAAATATCTGTGGAAGGTCATGATCCCCATCTGCCGCCCCACCATCGTCACGGTGACGATTCTCAAGCTCATCGAATGCTGGAACTCCTACGTCTGGCCCCGGCTGGTCACCGACGATCAGGCCTACTTCCTGGTGTCCAACGGCATCCAGCAGATCCGGGAGGAGGGCTTCGGCCGGGAGAATATCCCCGCCATGATGGCCGCCGTGGTGGTCATCTCGGTGCCGCTGGTGGCGCTCTTCCTGGCGTTCCGCAACAAGATCATGGAGGGCGCGTCCCGGGGAGGCATCAAAGGATGA
- a CDS encoding ABC transporter substrate-binding protein has protein sequence MKKFISLCTAALLLGALALSGCHGRREQAAFAVPDSFDTSKNYEVVFWAKNDTNKTQTDIYKQAIEDFQQLYPNITVTLRLYTDYGDIYNDVITNISTGTTPNVCITYPDHIATYLTGDNVVVPLDDLFADEHYGLGGDELLYDGPAQDEIVPQFLEECKLGGSYYAIPYMRSTEACYINKDFVEALGYEVPDVLTWDFVWEVSEAAAATKGADGVYSLNGQKVLIPFLYKSTDNMMIQMLRQKGAGYSTSTGDIQLFNDTTTQLLEGIAAHTASGAFSTFKISGYPANFLNAGQCVFAVDSTAGSTWMGSDAPLMDIAADEVVSFDTEVRMIPQFDPDHPQMISQGPSICIFNKEDPQEVLASWLFAQYLLTDKVQIAYSETEGYVPVTTKAQQDPDYQDYLSRAGEDNDTHYQVKLDAVQLLLDHLDDTFVTAVFNGSASLRDAAGQLIEDVTKSVRRSQTVDEAYIQSLYADTQSLYHLDAASPSGGKADLGPLPGTAVALLAGLALAWVLILAYLAVQTMRRRRAQTVQKGLDVGKKG, from the coding sequence ATGAAAAAGTTTATATCCCTCTGCACGGCGGCGCTGCTGCTGGGGGCGCTGGCGCTCTCGGGCTGCCACGGCCGCCGGGAACAGGCGGCCTTCGCGGTGCCGGACTCCTTTGACACCTCGAAAAACTACGAGGTGGTCTTCTGGGCCAAGAACGATACCAACAAGACCCAGACCGACATTTATAAGCAGGCCATCGAGGATTTCCAGCAGCTCTATCCCAACATTACGGTGACGCTGCGGCTCTACACCGACTACGGCGATATCTACAACGACGTCATCACCAACATCTCCACCGGCACCACTCCCAACGTCTGCATCACCTATCCCGACCACATCGCCACCTACCTTACCGGCGATAACGTAGTGGTACCCCTGGACGACCTGTTTGCCGACGAGCACTACGGTCTGGGCGGTGACGAGCTGCTCTACGACGGCCCCGCACAGGACGAGATCGTGCCCCAGTTCCTGGAGGAATGTAAGCTGGGCGGCAGCTACTACGCCATCCCCTATATGCGCTCCACCGAGGCCTGCTACATCAACAAGGATTTTGTGGAAGCGCTGGGCTATGAAGTCCCCGATGTGCTGACCTGGGATTTTGTGTGGGAAGTGTCGGAAGCGGCGGCCGCCACCAAGGGGGCCGACGGGGTCTACAGCCTCAACGGCCAGAAGGTGCTGATCCCGTTCCTCTACAAATCCACCGACAATATGATGATCCAGATGCTGCGCCAGAAGGGGGCGGGCTACTCCACCTCCACCGGCGACATCCAGCTCTTCAACGACACCACCACCCAGCTGCTGGAGGGCATCGCCGCCCATACGGCCAGCGGCGCCTTCTCCACCTTTAAAATTTCCGGCTACCCGGCCAACTTCCTCAACGCCGGGCAGTGCGTCTTTGCGGTGGACTCCACCGCCGGTTCCACCTGGATGGGCAGCGACGCGCCGCTGATGGACATTGCCGCCGACGAGGTAGTCTCCTTTGACACCGAAGTGCGGATGATCCCCCAGTTTGACCCCGACCATCCCCAGATGATCTCCCAGGGGCCGTCGATTTGCATCTTCAACAAGGAGGATCCCCAGGAGGTGCTGGCCTCCTGGCTGTTTGCCCAGTATCTGCTCACCGACAAGGTACAGATCGCCTACTCCGAGACGGAGGGCTATGTGCCGGTGACCACCAAAGCCCAGCAGGACCCCGACTATCAGGACTATCTGAGCCGGGCGGGAGAGGACAACGATACCCACTACCAGGTCAAGCTGGATGCCGTGCAGCTGCTGCTGGACCATCTGGACGATACCTTCGTGACGGCGGTCTTCAACGGCTCGGCCTCCCTGCGGGACGCGGCGGGTCAGCTCATCGAGGACGTGACCAAGTCGGTGCGGCGCAGCCAGACGGTGGATGAAGCCTATATCCAGTCCCTCTATGCCGATACCCAGTCTCTCTACCATCTGGACGCTGCTTCCCCCTCGGGCGGCAAGGCGGATCTCGGTCCGCTGCCCGGCACGGCGGTGGCGCTGCTGGCAGGCCTGGCCCTGGCCTGGGTGCTGATTCTTGCCTACCTGGCGGTCCAGACGATGCGCCGCCGCCGTGCCCAAACGGTGCAAAAAGGCCTTGATGTGGGCAAAAAAGGTTGA
- a CDS encoding MmcQ/YjbR family DNA-binding protein, producing MDRAQVIRLCLQLPDAWEDYPFHDPNWTVMRHKSNHKSFALIFEHQGKLWVNVKAEPGWGDFWKSTYPAVVPAYHMNKRHWIGIILDGSMTENQVFQLIGESYALTAPKAAHPKHP from the coding sequence ATGGACCGTGCCCAAGTGATCCGCCTCTGCCTGCAGCTGCCCGACGCCTGGGAGGATTATCCCTTCCATGACCCCAACTGGACCGTCATGCGGCACAAAAGCAACCATAAATCCTTTGCCCTGATCTTTGAACACCAGGGAAAACTCTGGGTCAACGTCAAGGCGGAGCCCGGCTGGGGAGATTTCTGGAAATCCACCTATCCGGCGGTGGTCCCGGCCTACCACATGAACAAACGCCACTGGATCGGCATCATCCTGGACGGATCCATGACCGAGAACCAAGTGTTCCAGCTCATCGGCGAAAGCTATGCCCTGACAGCCCCCAAAGCCGCCCATCCCAAACACCCATAA
- a CDS encoding TetR/AcrR family transcriptional regulator, whose translation MPRTKQIEKEDILRAATEIIRQKGEGALTVRSIAGELGCSTQPLYYEFENVEQLRAALLPYVREHYLQFRCSNYKEFGRHFLNFARQEKELFRFVYLRRRAPGETLLDDINFDETIRLLSQNLEMDPETARRMHHQMQYRCYGMGVMLATDYCELTEAQIEAELTEFYIIILRHYKGITDDAQLQYWLGRSRHLIL comes from the coding sequence ATGCCGCGTACCAAACAGATTGAGAAGGAGGACATCCTGCGCGCCGCCACAGAGATCATCCGGCAAAAAGGGGAGGGCGCGCTGACGGTGCGCAGTATAGCGGGGGAGCTGGGGTGTTCCACCCAGCCGCTGTATTACGAATTTGAAAACGTGGAGCAGCTGCGGGCAGCGCTGCTGCCCTATGTGCGGGAGCACTATCTGCAGTTCCGGTGCAGCAACTATAAAGAGTTTGGCCGCCATTTCCTGAACTTTGCCCGGCAGGAGAAGGAACTGTTCCGGTTCGTCTATCTGCGCCGCCGGGCGCCGGGGGAGACGCTGCTGGATGACATCAACTTTGACGAGACCATCCGGCTGCTCAGCCAGAACCTGGAGATGGATCCCGAGACCGCCCGCCGGATGCATCACCAGATGCAGTATCGCTGTTACGGTATGGGCGTCATGCTGGCCACCGACTACTGCGAACTCACGGAGGCGCAGATCGAAGCCGAACTGACCGAGTTTTACATCATCATCCTGCGCCATTACAAGGGCATTACCGACGACGCCCAGCTGCAGTACTGGCTGGGGCGTTCCCGCCATCTGATCCTGTGA
- a CDS encoding phytoene desaturase family protein: METQNTKRYDVVVIGAGNGGLTAAIRVLQGGYSCLLLEKHNLPGGFATSFKRGRFEFEASLHELNDFGSPTEPGDIRTLFRDLGVEDKIDWIRIPEAYHLITTDKKYDCEMPFGVEAFIDKMEQYVPGSRKSMTEFFELCNEVRDAQTYSNSVNGNTDSDYMKSHFPNFIKAGSYSVNEVLDALKMPKAAQDILNAYWCYLGVDCDRLSFLHYGSMVIRYITRDAWMPKMRSHEISLAMDARIRELGGDIWYHSEAASILTDANRAITGVQLTDGTVIETRHVIANCAPHLVFGKMLDKKSVTEAQVRATNARTFAGRGFTLFLGLNKSAEELGIKSHNYFIYDTADTAKQYDLMRKVSTNHAQATVCLNNAYPECSPEGTCMMYFTTLIMSDDWGNVSETDYFKAKDRLAEDMINVFERETGCKIRDAIEEIAVASPTTYARYCGHPEGVIYGYETAGWDSLMPRMMMMKEDAALCPGLRFAGGYAMRSSGYSSAYVSGDLSGRQTVGDLKKEAQ; the protein is encoded by the coding sequence ATGGAAACGCAAAACACAAAACGCTATGACGTGGTGGTCATCGGCGCCGGCAACGGCGGTCTGACCGCCGCCATCCGGGTGCTGCAGGGCGGGTATTCCTGCCTGCTGCTGGAAAAGCACAATCTGCCCGGCGGCTTTGCCACCAGTTTCAAGCGGGGGCGCTTCGAGTTCGAGGCCAGCCTGCACGAGCTCAACGACTTCGGTTCGCCCACCGAACCCGGCGACATCCGCACGCTGTTCCGGGACCTGGGGGTGGAGGACAAGATCGACTGGATCCGCATCCCCGAGGCCTACCACCTGATCACCACCGACAAGAAATATGACTGCGAGATGCCCTTCGGCGTGGAGGCCTTCATCGACAAGATGGAGCAGTATGTGCCGGGTTCCCGCAAATCCATGACGGAATTCTTCGAACTCTGCAACGAGGTGCGGGACGCCCAGACCTACTCCAACTCGGTGAACGGCAACACCGATTCGGACTATATGAAGTCCCATTTCCCCAACTTCATCAAGGCAGGCAGCTACTCGGTGAATGAGGTGCTGGACGCCCTGAAGATGCCCAAGGCGGCCCAGGACATCCTCAACGCCTACTGGTGCTATCTGGGCGTGGACTGCGACCGGCTGAGCTTTTTGCACTACGGCTCCATGGTCATCCGCTACATTACCCGGGATGCCTGGATGCCCAAGATGCGCTCCCACGAGATCAGCCTGGCCATGGACGCCCGCATCAGGGAGCTGGGCGGTGACATCTGGTATCATTCCGAGGCTGCGTCCATCCTCACCGATGCCAACCGGGCCATCACCGGCGTGCAGCTCACCGACGGCACCGTCATCGAGACCCGCCATGTCATCGCCAACTGTGCCCCGCACCTGGTTTTTGGCAAGATGCTGGACAAGAAGTCCGTCACCGAGGCCCAGGTCCGCGCCACCAACGCCCGGACCTTCGCGGGCCGCGGCTTCACCCTTTTCCTGGGACTCAACAAATCCGCCGAGGAACTGGGCATCAAGAGCCACAACTACTTCATCTACGATACCGCCGACACCGCCAAACAGTACGACCTGATGCGCAAGGTTTCCACCAACCATGCCCAGGCCACCGTCTGCCTGAACAACGCCTACCCCGAGTGCTCCCCCGAGGGCACCTGCATGATGTATTTCACCACCCTCATCATGTCGGACGACTGGGGCAATGTCTCCGAGACGGACTACTTCAAGGCCAAGGACCGCCTGGCAGAGGATATGATCAACGTCTTTGAGCGGGAGACCGGCTGCAAGATCCGCGATGCCATCGAGGAGATCGCCGTGGCGTCCCCCACGACCTACGCGCGGTACTGCGGCCATCCCGAGGGCGTCATCTATGGCTACGAGACCGCCGGCTGGGACAGCCTGATGCCCCGCATGATGATGATGAAGGAGGACGCCGCCCTCTGCCCGGGTCTGCGGTTTGCCGGCGGCTACGCCATGCGTTCCAGCGGCTATTCCAGTGCCTATGTGTCGGGCGATCTGTCCGGCCGCCAGACGGTGGGCGATCTCAAGAAGGAGGCGCAGTGA
- a CDS encoding iron-sulfur cluster-binding domain-containing protein, giving the protein MNFKKQIFGFMDMLRFTKLVPNRRKELASGADTPLPQQYRVNELAKALHPGRMEVEVTAVRALTDRMTELTFRRTDADAFPFFRAGQYVSLQGTVEGSVVSRPYSISSSPREALQNKLTLGIEDAGFFSDYLNRQAKVGDRFLMTEPAGEFHYETLRDHKKILCVAGGSGITPFLSMAKSRKEGDEPYEMLLFYGARDEAHLAYKAELDALAAEGVLQVVYVLSDETREGYEHGFVSAELMAKYADLQDVTFFLCGPAAMYAFIQKELAPLHLPVKAVRKDATCCGACAVENPRTFTLTVHIRDKVYTVPAREDETLLVSMERAGIQAPNKCRAGGCGYCHSKWLGGDYLVADGRDGRRAADRKFGWIHPCVTYPRADMEIDVPPAE; this is encoded by the coding sequence ATGAACTTCAAAAAACAGATCTTCGGATTCATGGATATGCTCCGCTTCACCAAGCTGGTGCCCAACCGCCGCAAGGAGCTGGCTTCCGGCGCCGATACGCCGCTGCCCCAGCAGTACCGGGTCAACGAGCTGGCCAAGGCGCTGCATCCCGGCCGCATGGAGGTGGAGGTCACCGCCGTGCGTGCCCTCACCGACCGGATGACCGAACTGACCTTCCGCCGCACCGATGCCGATGCGTTTCCCTTCTTCCGGGCGGGGCAGTATGTCTCGCTGCAGGGCACCGTGGAGGGCAGCGTGGTCAGCCGTCCCTACTCCATCTCCTCCAGCCCCCGGGAAGCGCTGCAGAACAAGCTGACCCTGGGCATCGAGGATGCCGGATTCTTCTCAGACTACCTCAACCGTCAGGCCAAGGTGGGAGACCGCTTCCTCATGACCGAGCCCGCCGGGGAATTTCACTACGAGACGCTGCGGGATCACAAAAAGATCCTCTGCGTGGCGGGCGGCAGCGGCATCACGCCCTTCCTCTCGATGGCCAAGAGCCGGAAGGAGGGGGACGAACCCTACGAGATGCTGCTTTTCTACGGCGCCCGGGATGAGGCCCATCTGGCCTACAAGGCCGAGCTGGACGCCCTGGCCGCCGAAGGAGTGCTCCAGGTGGTCTACGTCCTCAGCGACGAGACCCGGGAAGGCTACGAGCACGGGTTTGTCTCGGCGGAGCTGATGGCAAAATACGCCGACCTGCAGGATGTGACCTTCTTCCTCTGCGGCCCGGCGGCCATGTACGCCTTTATCCAGAAAGAACTGGCGCCGCTGCACCTGCCGGTGAAGGCAGTGCGCAAGGACGCCACCTGCTGCGGTGCCTGCGCGGTGGAAAACCCCCGCACCTTCACCCTCACCGTCCACATCCGGGACAAGGTTTACACCGTGCCCGCCCGGGAGGACGAGACGCTGCTGGTGTCCATGGAGCGGGCCGGCATCCAGGCGCCCAACAAGTGCCGGGCCGGCGGCTGCGGCTACTGCCACAGCAAGTGGCTGGGCGGCGATTATCTGGTGGCGGACGGCCGGGACGGCCGCCGGGCCGCCGACCGCAAGTTCGGCTGGATCCACCCCTGTGTGACCTACCCGCGGGCGGATATGGAAATCGACGTGCCGCCTGCTGAGTGA
- a CDS encoding SLC13 family permease — protein MKSGFGQRCAAFFKQETVLCIAAVLAVISVVFNPPSAAYAGYIDWDTLAMLFSLMAVMKGFQKAGLFVWLGNCLLRRTDTTRKMLFVLVFLPFFCSMIITNDVSLITFVPFALVVLHMAGQDWLVVPLVILQTVAANLGSMLTPMGNPQNLYLYTKSGTSFLELVGLMLPYALLSAVCLALLILRCDSVPVQAATVQSKLAPPRTLAVYGAGFALCLLGIFDVLPPLIIAAIAAVFLAFYDRGVLAKVDYSLLGTFIAFFIFIGNLGSVAWFKDFIASVLDGHVVAVSVLASQVISNVPAALLLSGFTEDWKGLLIGCNLGGLGTLIASMASLISYKLVAQNSPERRNTYLIWFTVCNVGMLALLLILNWIL, from the coding sequence ATGAAAAGCGGATTCGGGCAGCGGTGTGCTGCCTTTTTCAAGCAGGAAACGGTATTGTGCATCGCGGCGGTGCTGGCGGTGATCTCGGTAGTCTTCAACCCGCCCAGCGCGGCCTATGCAGGCTACATCGACTGGGACACCCTGGCCATGCTCTTCAGCCTGATGGCGGTGATGAAGGGATTCCAGAAGGCCGGGCTTTTTGTCTGGCTGGGCAACTGTCTGCTGCGCCGCACCGACACCACCCGCAAAATGCTCTTTGTGCTGGTGTTCCTGCCCTTTTTCTGCAGCATGATCATCACCAACGACGTATCCCTCATCACCTTTGTGCCTTTCGCCCTGGTGGTGCTGCATATGGCCGGGCAGGACTGGCTGGTGGTGCCGCTGGTCATTCTCCAGACGGTGGCGGCCAACCTGGGCAGCATGCTCACCCCTATGGGCAACCCCCAGAATCTGTATCTCTACACAAAATCCGGCACGTCCTTTCTGGAGCTGGTGGGCCTGATGCTGCCCTACGCATTGCTGTCGGCGGTCTGCCTGGCGCTGCTCATCCTGCGGTGCGACTCGGTGCCGGTGCAGGCGGCCACCGTCCAGAGCAAACTGGCGCCGCCCCGCACGCTGGCGGTCTACGGCGCCGGGTTTGCCCTCTGTCTGCTGGGCATTTTCGATGTGCTGCCGCCGCTCATCATCGCGGCCATTGCCGCTGTGTTCCTGGCTTTCTATGACCGGGGTGTGCTGGCCAAGGTGGATTACTCCCTGCTGGGCACCTTCATCGCTTTCTTTATCTTCATCGGCAACCTGGGCAGCGTGGCCTGGTTCAAGGACTTCATCGCCTCGGTGCTGGACGGCCATGTGGTGGCGGTGTCGGTGCTGGCCAGCCAGGTCATCAGCAACGTGCCCGCGGCCCTGCTGCTCTCCGGTTTTACCGAAGACTGGAAGGGGCTGCTCATCGGCTGCAATCTGGGCGGTCTGGGGACTCTCATCGCCTCCATGGCCAGCCTGATCTCCTATAAGCTGGTGGCCCAGAACAGCCCCGAACGGCGCAACACCTACCTCATCTGGTTCACGGTGTGCAACGTGGGCATGCTGGCGCTGCTGCTGATCCTGAACTGGATCCTGTAA
- a CDS encoding GtrA family protein — protein sequence MSSAKAAAVRSFGKFSASSLSSSVVDLGAFTVLCALLRPYLGGGPAIVAATILARVLSSLCNYLLNYFLVFHSHTSHGKSASLYTVITVLKTLASALLVAVLAGWLPAGIPELAVKIPVDVALFFANYLAQKTFVY from the coding sequence ATGAGCTCTGCCAAAGCCGCGGCGGTGCGTTCCTTCGGGAAGTTTTCCGCCTCGTCGCTCTCCTCCAGCGTGGTGGACCTGGGTGCCTTCACGGTGCTGTGCGCCCTGCTGCGGCCCTACCTGGGCGGGGGTCCGGCCATCGTGGCGGCTACCATTCTGGCGCGGGTGCTATCGTCGCTGTGCAACTATCTGCTGAATTACTTCCTTGTCTTCCACAGCCACACTTCCCACGGCAAATCCGCCAGCCTCTACACCGTCATCACGGTGCTCAAGACCCTGGCCAGTGCCCTGCTGGTGGCTGTCCTGGCCGGGTGGCTCCCCGCCGGCATCCCCGAACTGGCCGTGAAGATCCCGGTGGATGTGGCGCTGTTCTTCGCCAATTATCTGGCCCAGAAAACCTTTGTCTATTGA